The stretch of DNA GCCGACCCGGTCGAGGTCTGGGCGTTCCGCGCGCTGTTGCTCGACGCCCGCCCGCCGGCCGACCAGCTGGTGCGCGACGCCACGCCCGAGTCCGTGCAGTACCGGCGACTCGACAGCGAGGAACTGCTGGGCGACGCGCACCTGCTCCGGGAGGCCTTCGGCCTGCTCGTGCTGGCCCACTACCGCACCGAGCCGTCGGACCTCGCGCGGCTGCTGGACGCCCCGAACCTCGCGGTCCGCGCGCTGACCGAAAACGGCCACGTCGTCGCCGTCGCGCTGCTGGCCCGGGAGGGCGGGCTGTCGGCGGCCACGCGGGCGGCGATGTACGAGGGCCAGCGCGTCCGCGGGAACATGGTGCCGGACGTGCTGACGACCCAGCTGCGCGACGAGGCGGCCGGCGTCCCGGTCGGCCAGCGGGTCCTGCGCATCGCCACCCACGCCGCCGTGCGCTCGCGCGGGCTCGGTTCCCGACTGCTGACCGAGGTCCGCCGGGAGTTCGAAGGCGAGGTCGACTGGCTCGGCGTCGGCTACGGCGCGACCCCCGAGCTGCTGCGGTTCTGGGGGGCCAACGGCTTCGGGACCGTCCACCTCTCGACCGCCCGGAACGACACCAGCGGCGAGTACTCGGCGGTGATGCTCGATCCCCGCTCCGAGGCGGGCGAGGCGCTGGCAGCCCGCCACGCCGGCTGGTTCTGCGACCGCGCCGCCGCGGTGCTGTCGGACACGCTCGACGACTGCGACCCCGACGTAGTCCGGGCGACGCTGCGGACGGTGGACCGGACGCCCGACCTCGACCTCTCGGCCTGGGAGTGGCGGCTCGTCGCCGGGGTCCCCGGGGGCGCGTCGATCCTCGACACGAACCCCGCGCCGTTCCGGGCGCTCGCGGTCCGCCACCTCGTCGCGCCCGCCGATCCGGACGCCCTCGGCGACCGGGCCGAGCGGCTGCTCGTCCGGAAAGTGCTGCAGGCCCGCCCCTGGGAGCGTGTCGCCGACGAACTGGGGTTCGTCTCCCGCCGGCAGTGTATGCGCGCCCTGGGAGACGCCGTCGAAACGTTGACCCGCCTGTACGGCGATGCGTGGGTACAGGAGGAACTCGACCGCTTCACGATCCCCGAACTCGTCCTCGTCGCCCTCGCGTTCCTGTTGCTCGTCGCGGGCGTCGCCGGCAGTCTCGTCCCGCAGGTGCCCGGCGCGCCGCTGTCCGTCGCGGGCGTGCTCGTCTACTGGTGGGCCACCGGCGAGCCCGGCACCGTCCTGCTGGTCGTGCTGGTGCTGATCGGCGTCCTGACGTGGGTCGTCGACTTCGTCGGGGGCGCGGTCGCGGCCCGCGTCGGCGGCGCGTCGAACCTGACGGCCGTCGTCGCCGGCCTCGTCGGCCTCGTCCTGTTCTTCGTGACGGGGCCGCTGGGGATCATCCTCGGCGTCACCGCGACCGTCTTCGCCGTGGAGTTCTACCGCCAGCAGGACGCGAGGAAGGGGCTGAAGGCGGCGCTGGTGACCACCGCCGGGATGCTCGCCTCCGGGGTCGTGCAGGCGCTCCTGACCGGCTCCATCTTAGTGGCGATGGTCGGCGTCGCGCTGCTATGACGGTCTGTGAGGAAGAGGGCTGCGAGAACGAGGCGGCGGTGGAGCTGCACGTGCCGTGGCGGGCGAACCTCGTGGTCTGCCCGGGTCACGCCCGCGTCTGGGCTCGGAAGGACGGCGTGGTTCCGGAACCCCTGGACGGCCACGAGGACGAGTGGCCCTGAGTTCCCGGGCCATCATCGTCTCGTCGACGTACTCGTCGCCGAACTTGTAGTGGTCCTCGCGGACGGCCTCGATCTCCCAGCCGTGGTCCTCGAGGAACTCGATGGCCGCCCCGTTGGTCGCCGGGATCGAGTTGTACAGTTTCTCGTAGCCGTGTTCGTCGGCCCACTCCGTGCCCCGTTCCAGCAGCCGTTCGCCGATCCCCTGCCCGCGGTACTGGACGAGCACGCCCAGCGTCAACTGTGCGGTGTGGCTCAGCTTCTCGGTCTCGGGGTGTTCGAGGTGGACCCAGCCGACCACGTCGTCGTCGACGCAGGCCACGAAGAAGATGCGCGACTCCACGTCGTTGTGCCGGAGCAGGACCCCTCGGAGTCGATGATGTCGGCCACCGTCTCCGCGTCGACGTACTCCCCGCTGCCGATCGCGGCCCGGATGGCCCCGACCAGCCCGGTCAGGTCCTCCTGGCGGGCCTGCCGGATGGTGAACTCCACGGACTCGGTCTCGAAGGCCTCCTCGCCGGGGTCCTCGTACGCGACCCTGAGTTCGTCCCCGTCCCGCTCCAGCATCCCGTCGCGCTGGAGGATCGCCACGTGGTGGCCGAAGGGCCGTGGCTCGATGTTGAGCGCGCGCCGGACCTCGTCGGCCGACGCCGTCCCGTGTGACTCGACGTAGTCGTAGATGTCGCGGCGGTCCGTGTGGTCGAACTGCAGTGGTTCCGTCAGCTCCATGTGTGATGTTACCACGACACTGCATATAGGGTTTGTCACTATCGTCCGGTTACTTTCGGAAGACGACCCCTACCGGTCGGGAACGCCGGTGAGCACGGTCGCGACGTCGCGGACGTCGTGGGTGTCGACGAGCAGTTCGGCGGCGGTGCGGATGGAGAACTCCCCGTCGAGGTCGACGCCGTAACAGGCGGCGTACAGTTCGAGCCACCGGTTCAGCGTCGCCTCCAGGCGGTCGAACTCCGACTCGCCGAAGCGGGCCCAGGTGTCGCCGGTCCGGGCCTCGCAGTACAGCGACACCGTCGGGCCGACACCCTCGCGGAGCAGTTCCAGCGCGCGCTCCTCGTCGGGCGGGTCCGGGTCCAGCGACTCCGCCCGCTCGTCGGCCCGCCGCTCCAGCGCCCGGATGCGGTCGTGGAACTGGTGGCTCACCGCCGCTCACCCCTGCTCGAACTCGACGCCCTTCCCGCCGGCGGGGTGATCCCAGTCCGTGTCGGCGACGACCGCACAGGTGCCACACTCGACGCAGGGCTGGGTGTCGAGGCTGACGAGGTGCTCCTCGTGGCCGTTCGTCTCGACCATCTCGTCGCGGTAACAGCCCCCGCCGAAGTCCTTGGCGCTGACCGGACAGGCCGTGACCGCGGTGCCCGACGCCTCGAAGGAGTTGTCAAGCAGCTGAATGTGTGGCTCGCCCACGTCGTAGGTCAGGTCGCCGATGCGGTCGTCCAGCTCCGGCGGCTCCACGCGGTTCTCGTCGGTGACCCGCTCGCCGAGTTCCTCGGCGATGACCGTCGGCAGCGTCACGTACGGCAGCTTGGTGTCCGGGATCATCGAGACCAGCGTCGGCGAGTTGTACGCGCGCTCGGCGAGGCCGCCGAGGTTCCGGACGGCGAACCGACCGACCGCCGACTCCGCCAGCGTGTTCGTGACGTCGTCGATCGGGCCGACCTCGCCGAGCTTCCCGACCACGTCGTAGCCGGTCGGTCGGAGCTTGTCCATCACGCCCTCGTCGTGGAGTTTGCGCTCGTAGTACTCGCCGGCGCTGTGAGGGTCGCCCCGCGATCGAGCCTCGACGAACGCCTCCGCGGCCAGCGCCCCCGCGGTGACGGCGTGGTTCATCCCCTTGATGATCGGCCCCTGGGCCTGCATCTGCCCGGCGGCGTCGCCGACCAGTACCAGCCGGTCCCTGTGTGGCGACTCGTGGGCCACCTTCTTCGAGTCGGGGACGAGCTTGGCGCTGTACTC from Haloarcula litorea encodes:
- a CDS encoding DUF456 domain-containing protein, with the protein product MPGAPLSVAGVLVYWWATGEPGTVLLVVLVLIGVLTWVVDFVGGAVAARVGGASNLTAVVAGLVGLVLFFVTGPLGIILGVTATVFAVEFYRQQDARKGLKAALVTTAGMLASGVVQALLTGSILVAMVGVALL